A single Sporosarcina sp. FSL W8-0480 DNA region contains:
- the glyA gene encoding serine hydroxymethyltransferase, with amino-acid sequence MDLSNVKREDAAVYEAIMAEKKRQNSNIELIASENFVTEAVMEAQGSYLTNKYAEGYPGKRYYGGCEHVDVVENIARDRAKEIFGAGHANVQAHSGAQANMAVYFTVLEPGDTVLGMNLSHGGHLTHGSPVNFSGTLYNFVEYGVSKEDERIDYEDVRQKALEHKPKLIVAGASAYPREIDFAKFREIADEVGAYLMVDMAHIAGLVAVGEHPNPVPHAHFVTSTTHKTLRGPRGGLILVNKEFTEEFARKIDKTIFPGIQGGPLMHVIAAKAVAFGEALKPEFKTHIQQVKKNAVALAESLMAEGVQIVSGGTDNHLLLINVKSLGLTGKIAEHVLDEVGITVNKNTIPFDTESPFVTSGIRVGTPAVTTRGFKEEEMKEIGSIIAKLLKNHEDEAVKAEAAERVKALTDKFPLYA; translated from the coding sequence ATGGATTTAAGCAATGTCAAACGTGAAGATGCAGCAGTATACGAAGCAATCATGGCTGAAAAGAAGCGCCAGAATTCCAATATCGAATTGATAGCATCCGAAAACTTCGTCACAGAAGCCGTAATGGAAGCGCAAGGATCGTATTTGACAAACAAATATGCTGAAGGTTATCCAGGCAAACGTTACTACGGCGGTTGCGAACATGTCGACGTCGTTGAAAACATCGCAAGAGATCGTGCAAAAGAAATTTTCGGTGCTGGACATGCAAACGTGCAAGCCCATTCTGGTGCACAAGCGAATATGGCTGTTTACTTCACTGTGCTTGAGCCGGGAGACACTGTTCTTGGTATGAATCTTTCCCACGGCGGACACTTGACTCATGGTAGCCCGGTGAACTTCTCCGGAACTCTTTACAATTTTGTCGAGTACGGGGTGAGCAAGGAAGACGAGCGAATCGATTACGAAGACGTCCGACAAAAAGCACTTGAGCATAAGCCGAAATTGATCGTTGCAGGTGCAAGTGCGTATCCACGTGAAATCGACTTCGCGAAATTCCGTGAAATCGCGGATGAAGTCGGTGCATATTTGATGGTCGACATGGCGCATATCGCTGGTCTTGTTGCAGTAGGGGAGCATCCGAATCCAGTACCGCATGCACACTTCGTTACATCAACGACGCATAAAACTTTGCGCGGACCACGTGGCGGCTTGATCCTTGTGAACAAAGAATTCACTGAAGAATTTGCCCGTAAAATCGACAAAACGATCTTCCCAGGAATCCAAGGCGGTCCGTTGATGCACGTGATCGCTGCAAAAGCGGTTGCTTTCGGTGAAGCATTGAAACCTGAATTCAAAACGCATATCCAACAAGTTAAGAAAAATGCTGTTGCACTTGCGGAATCCCTTATGGCAGAAGGTGTCCAAATCGTTTCCGGCGGAACAGACAACCACCTATTGCTGATCAATGTGAAATCACTCGGCCTAACAGGCAAAATCGCTGAACACGTCCTTGACGAAGTCGGCATCACTGTCAACAAAAACACAATTCCATTCGACACGGAAAGCCCATTCGTCACATCCGGCATCCGCGTCGGCACCCCAGCCGTCACAACACGCGGCTTCAAAGAAGAAGAAATGAAAGAAATCGGCTCCATCATCGCCAAGCTTCTGAAAAACCACGAAGACGAAGCAGTAAAAGCCGAAGCAGCAGAACGCGTAAAAGCATTAACAGACAAATTCCCGCTGTATGCATAA
- the rpiB gene encoding ribose 5-phosphate isomerase B has translation MKIAISSDHGGNRLRHEIMDLLSELGFAYVDFGPDSDDSVDYPDYASPVAQGVANGEFDRGILICGTGIGMSIAANKVKGVRCALVHDVFSAKATREHNDSNVLAMGERVIGPGLAREIASTWLGTSFEGGRHERRVAKLTELEG, from the coding sequence TTGAAAATCGCAATCTCTTCAGATCATGGCGGTAATCGACTTCGTCATGAAATCATGGACCTTTTATCAGAATTAGGATTTGCATATGTCGATTTCGGGCCGGACTCCGATGATTCGGTAGACTATCCCGACTACGCATCTCCAGTTGCACAAGGAGTCGCCAACGGAGAATTTGATCGTGGCATCCTTATTTGCGGAACAGGAATCGGAATGTCCATCGCTGCAAATAAAGTCAAAGGCGTTCGCTGCGCACTTGTCCACGATGTCTTCAGCGCAAAAGCGACGAGAGAGCATAACGACTCGAACGTCCTTGCAATGGGGGAACGCGTTATTGGACCGGGACTTGCAAGGGAAATCGCGTCAACATGGCTTGGCACTTCATTCGAAGGGGGCCGTCACGAACGCCGTGTTGCTAAATTGACGGAGCTTGAAGGATAA
- a CDS encoding L-threonylcarbamoyladenylate synthase, translated as MDTEIVSVDNHVGNSLSYQRAVDILKNGGVVAFPTETVYGLGAVATDSNAVQKIFEAKGRPSDNPLIVHIGNKEDVDKYALDVPENAKKLMEAYWPGPLTLVFNKRPGVIAENATPGFETVGIRMPDHPVALTLLRKLDLPLAAPSANRSGKPSPTEANHVFTDLLGRIPLIVDGGRTGVGVESTVLDMTTVPPTILRPGGLTREMIEELIGPVHAESKVSKEDAPKAPGMKYMHYAPESPLFIIESDEKVIREAVRKLNDEEKRVAVIGPDEFKIDEADWYFPVGPLRDQEALAANLYGAIRQCDMTEADIILAAETEWTGVGAAVMNRLLKAADGKRFTI; from the coding sequence ATGGATACTGAAATTGTTTCAGTGGATAACCATGTGGGTAACTCATTAAGTTATCAACGTGCTGTGGATATATTGAAAAATGGGGGAGTCGTCGCCTTTCCGACTGAAACGGTTTACGGTCTTGGTGCAGTGGCAACGGATTCAAATGCTGTGCAAAAGATCTTCGAAGCAAAGGGACGGCCTTCCGACAATCCACTCATCGTACATATTGGCAATAAAGAAGATGTTGACAAATACGCTCTCGACGTACCGGAGAACGCAAAAAAGCTAATGGAAGCCTATTGGCCGGGACCGTTGACGCTTGTTTTCAATAAACGGCCCGGTGTAATCGCTGAAAATGCCACGCCGGGCTTCGAAACGGTCGGCATTCGAATGCCTGATCATCCTGTCGCCTTAACGCTTCTTCGAAAGCTGGACCTGCCTCTCGCAGCGCCAAGTGCAAATCGCAGCGGAAAACCAAGTCCGACCGAAGCGAATCATGTGTTTACAGATTTGTTAGGGCGCATTCCTTTAATCGTTGACGGTGGGCGTACAGGCGTCGGTGTCGAATCGACAGTTCTCGATATGACGACAGTGCCGCCGACCATTTTGCGTCCGGGCGGCCTAACCCGTGAAATGATCGAGGAATTGATCGGCCCGGTTCACGCGGAAAGCAAGGTTTCAAAGGAAGATGCACCGAAAGCGCCCGGCATGAAATATATGCACTACGCGCCCGAGTCGCCGCTTTTCATCATAGAGTCGGATGAAAAGGTGATCCGGGAAGCGGTCCGTAAATTGAATGATGAAGAAAAACGGGTGGCGGTCATCGGTCCGGATGAATTCAAGATCGATGAAGCAGATTGGTATTTTCCAGTCGGACCACTTCGTGACCAAGAAGCACTTGCCGCGAATTTATACGGAGCAATCCGTCAATGCGACATGACGGAAGCCGACATCATACTTGCGGCCGAGACGGAATGGACCGGGGTCGGTGCCGCCGTCATGAACCGCTTGTTGAAAGCCGCCGACGGAAAACGGTTTACCATATAA
- a CDS encoding nuclease-related domain-containing protein — protein MIYKKRSEPLSLLGLESLVNRLDRNNIHFKSIEEDLRKRKAGYGGELNFDKHINEFRPTYPYGILHDVCLMHNGIYFQMDSILIMPDCIVIFEIKNLGGKLTVKANPIQFIQDNNGVRKVIQSPIIELERKKIFMDRWLKERGVTIPIIGMVGLAFTNELFIEEETGTEIAFTHELPIKLYNRSIEKEVLVRHQISKIANEIKNSHLEYNPFPLSKSMEIVPKEIMPGVICPGCNYRGMKWIRQRWHCTKCLYNAKDCHHPLLDDWFYLIDNKITNRQFRAFSHIEDRSIAKRLLKKSELVMMGQRSSSFYTK, from the coding sequence TTGATATATAAAAAACGGAGTGAACCACTATCGCTGTTGGGTCTGGAATCACTTGTCAACCGTCTGGACAGAAATAACATTCACTTTAAAAGTATTGAAGAAGATTTAAGGAAAAGAAAGGCAGGATATGGGGGTGAATTGAACTTTGACAAACATATCAATGAGTTTCGTCCGACCTATCCATATGGCATTTTGCACGATGTGTGCCTGATGCATAATGGAATCTATTTTCAAATGGACTCAATACTTATCATGCCCGACTGTATAGTAATATTTGAAATAAAAAATCTTGGAGGAAAACTAACAGTCAAGGCGAACCCAATTCAATTCATACAAGACAATAATGGGGTGCGAAAAGTTATTCAAAGTCCAATTATTGAATTGGAACGAAAAAAGATATTCATGGATAGATGGCTAAAAGAACGGGGTGTTACCATCCCGATAATTGGAATGGTCGGGCTTGCATTCACTAACGAATTATTTATTGAGGAGGAAACTGGGACTGAAATTGCATTTACACACGAGCTCCCAATAAAGCTTTACAACCGCTCAATTGAAAAAGAAGTATTGGTTAGACATCAAATAAGTAAAATAGCAAACGAGATAAAAAACTCACATCTTGAATACAATCCTTTTCCTTTATCAAAGTCCATGGAAATAGTCCCTAAAGAAATAATGCCGGGCGTGATTTGCCCAGGTTGCAATTATAGGGGGATGAAGTGGATTCGTCAACGATGGCACTGTACCAAGTGCTTGTATAATGCAAAGGATTGTCACCATCCGTTGTTAGACGATTGGTTTTATCTAATCGATAATAAAATAACCAATCGGCAATTTCGTGCGTTTTCGCATATCGAAGATAGATCCATTGCAAAAAGGTTATTAAAAAAATCAGAACTTGTAATGATGGGGCAACGTAGCAGCTCTTTCTATACTAAATAA
- a CDS encoding TIGR01440 family protein — protein sequence MDEAMKLFKLQLEQLLEEMSEQTTIVPGTFFVIGCSTSEIAGKRIGTGGALEVAEALFETLNEFSKQHKVFLAFQGCEHINRALTIERKAAEKFNLDTVSVIPAVHAGGSMSTYAFEHMKDAVVVESIRANAGIDIGQTLIGMHLKPVAVPLRTSINTIGNAIVTIATTRPKLIGGERAIYARPVED from the coding sequence ATGGATGAAGCAATGAAATTATTCAAGTTACAGCTCGAACAGCTATTAGAAGAAATGTCCGAACAAACAACAATCGTTCCGGGAACATTCTTCGTCATCGGCTGCTCCACATCGGAAATCGCAGGCAAGCGGATTGGAACCGGTGGCGCACTTGAAGTCGCCGAAGCCTTATTCGAAACGCTGAACGAATTCTCGAAACAGCATAAAGTGTTCCTTGCATTCCAAGGTTGCGAACATATCAACCGTGCCTTGACAATCGAACGCAAAGCCGCAGAGAAATTCAATTTAGACACTGTTTCTGTCATTCCGGCAGTACATGCAGGTGGATCGATGTCCACATATGCATTCGAACATATGAAGGATGCAGTTGTCGTTGAGTCCATCCGTGCAAATGCCGGTATCGACATCGGACAGACATTGATCGGCATGCATCTAAAACCGGTAGCCGTACCACTTCGCACATCTATCAATACAATCGGCAATGCTATCGTAACAATCGCGACGACTCGACCGAAATTGATCGGCGGCGAACGGGCAATTTACGCGCGTCCAGTGGAAGATTAA
- a CDS encoding low molecular weight protein arginine phosphatase: protein MNIYFICTGNTCRSPMAEAILRSKAIEGIAVKSAGVNAFDGMPISTNSKTLIESKNMPYTPASRAVTTDDLEWADLVLTMTSSHKATLLHSFPNIETKTFTLKEYVTPEAAPDIQDPYGGNLETYRATFEELNEVIDGLVRKLEEA from the coding sequence ATGAATATTTATTTTATTTGTACAGGAAACACATGCAGAAGCCCGATGGCGGAAGCAATTCTACGTTCGAAAGCTATTGAAGGCATAGCTGTGAAATCCGCTGGAGTCAACGCTTTCGACGGAATGCCAATCTCGACGAATTCCAAAACGCTTATCGAATCAAAGAATATGCCATACACTCCCGCCTCAAGAGCCGTAACAACTGACGACCTTGAGTGGGCGGACCTCGTCTTGACGATGACATCATCCCATAAGGCGACTCTCTTGCATTCTTTCCCGAATATAGAAACAAAAACGTTTACATTGAAAGAATACGTCACGCCTGAAGCCGCTCCGGACATCCAGGATCCATACGGCGGCAATCTTGAAACGTACCGCGCTACATTCGAAGAATTAAACGAAGTGATTGATGGATTGGTGAGGAAGCTTGAAGAGGCGTAA
- a CDS encoding manganese efflux pump encodes MVEIFAACITTIDVVIVFSLLRLRKGRLPIAIWTTFLNILFPFVGFLVGDWSTEVLSTWSGLLSGILLAMIGIHMILHDDDTSEAVRVVNPVLIALAVSLDTFSVSVSFGMLQLNKFLFILSSALLTFLFSCTALYFGRYLSIKNGRVLRWICGLSLLGMGVMSCFG; translated from the coding sequence ATGGTAGAAATATTCGCTGCATGCATTACGACAATCGATGTAGTCATCGTTTTTTCATTGTTGCGCTTACGCAAAGGAAGGCTTCCGATTGCCATTTGGACAACATTCCTGAATATACTTTTCCCCTTCGTTGGGTTTTTAGTGGGGGATTGGTCGACGGAAGTTTTATCCACCTGGAGCGGCCTGCTTTCAGGGATTCTGCTTGCAATGATTGGTATCCATATGATTTTGCATGATGACGATACAAGCGAAGCGGTCCGTGTAGTGAATCCGGTGTTAATCGCACTTGCTGTCAGTCTCGACACATTTTCCGTCAGCGTCTCTTTCGGGATGCTTCAGTTGAATAAGTTTCTATTCATCCTTTCATCAGCACTACTTACTTTTCTATTTTCATGCACTGCACTTTACTTTGGGAGATATTTAAGCATCAAAAACGGCAGAGTCCTTCGCTGGATTTGCGGCCTGTCCTTGTTAGGCATGGGAGTCATGTCCTGCTTTGGATGA